Proteins found in one Onychomys torridus chromosome 21, mOncTor1.1, whole genome shotgun sequence genomic segment:
- the Hmg20b gene encoding SWI/SNF-related matrix-associated actin-dependent regulator of chromatin subfamily E member 1-related, whose product MGGAAADAWLERRRIPGPGKVFSEVPPREAMSHGPRQPGGAAAPAGSKTPGQHGAFAVAVKQERGEGARAGEKGSQEEEPVKKRGWPKGKKRKKVLPNGPKAPVTGYVRFLNERREQIRTRHPDLPFPEITKMLGAEWSKLQPAEKQRYLDEAEKEKQQYLKELWAYQQSEAYKVCTEKIQESKIKKEDSGSGLVNTLLNGHKGVDCDGFSTFDVPIFTEEFLDQNKAREAELRRLRKMNVAFEEQNAVLQRHTQSMSSARERLEQELALEERRTLALQQQLQAVRQALTASFASLPVPGTGETPTLGTLDFYMARLHGAIERDPAQHERLIARVKEILARVASEHL is encoded by the exons ATGGGCGGGGCTGCCGCGGACGCTTGGTTGGAGCGTCGCCGCATCCCAGGTCCCGGGAAAGTTTTTTCGGAG GTCCCGCCCAGAGAGGCCATGTCCCACGGCCCCCGGCAGCCAGGCGGGGCCGCCGC GCCGGCGGGAAGCAAGACTCCGGGCCAGCACGGGGCCTTCGCGGTGGCCGTCAAACAGGAACGCGGCGAGGGCGCGCGTGCCGGGGAGAAGGGGtcccaggaggaggag CCCGTGAAGAAGAGAGGCTGGCCAAAaggcaagaagagaaagaaggttcTCCCCAATGGGCCCAAGGCACCCGTCACCGGCTACGTCCGCTTTCTCAACGAGCGCCGGGAGCAGATTCGCACCCGCCACCCAGACCTGCCTTTTCCGGAGATCACCAAGATGCTGGGCGCCGAGTGGAGCAAGCTGCAGCCGGCAGAGAAGCAG CGGTACCTGGACGAGGCGGAAAAGGAGAAACAGCAATACTTGAAGGAGCTGTGGGCATACCAGCAGTCAGAGGCCTACAAGGTCTGCACAGAGAAGATCCAAGAAAGCAAAATCAAAAAAG AGGACTCCGGCTCTGGGCTCGTGAACACGCTCCTGAATGGGCACAAG GGTGTGGACTGTGATGGCTTTTCCACATTCGATGTCCCCATCTTCACTGAAGAGTTTTTGGACCAAAACAAAG CCCGCGAGGCGGAGTTGCGGCGCCTGCGGAAGATGAACGTGGCCTTCGAGGAGCAGAACGCCGTGCTGCAGCGCCACACGCAGAGCATGAGCAGCGCACGCGAGCGTCTGGAGCAGGAGCTGGCGCTGGAGGAGCGGCGCACGCTGGCGCTGCAGCAGCAACTGCAGGCCGTGCGGCAGGCGCTCACCGCCAGCTTCGCCTCCCTGCCGGTGCCCG GCACCGGGGAGACGCCGACGCTCGGGACTCTGGACTTCTACATGGCGCGGCTGCACGGAGCCATCGAGCGTGACCCCGCGCAGCACGAGAGACTGATCGCGCGCGTCAAGGAGATCCTGGCGCGGGTGGCCAG CGAGCACCTGTGA
- the Mfsd12 gene encoding major facilitator superfamily domain-containing protein 12: protein MSPPPPGDAGPGPPRTLSPAARLSFAVGHFLNDLCAGMWFTYLLLFLHSVRGYSSRGAGLLLLLGQAADGLCTPLVGYEADRAACARCGPRKAWHLAGTVCVLLSFPFIFSPCLGCGEATPEWAALLYYAPFIVIFQFGWAATQIAHLSLIPELVTSDHEKVELTALRYAFTVVANITVYGAAWLLLHLQGSSHAGQDISVGDQLGAQDVPVFRNLALLVVGVGAIFSLLFHLGTKEGRRPRGTEPDEHSPLVAPMARPHLLWKHWLREPAFYQVGMLYMTTRLIVNLSQTYIAMYLSYSLSLPKKFIATIPLVMYLSGFISSFLMKPVNRRIGRNMTYFTGLLVILAFAAWVALADKLGVAVYGAAVLLGAGCATILVTSLAMTADLIGPHTHSGAFVYGAMSFSDKVANGLAVMVVQSLHPCPSELCCGACVGFYHWVMVAVTGGVGVAAALALCSLLIWPIRIRARDLGDRP from the exons atgtcgccgccgccgccgggcgACGCGGGCCCCGGGCCGCCGCGGACGCTGTCCCCCGCCGCGCGGCTGAGCTTCGCGGTCGGCCACTTCCTCAACGACCTGTGCGCCGGCATGTGGTTCACCTACCTGCTGCTGTTCCTGCACTCGGTGCGCGGCTACAGCTCGCGGGGCGccgggctgctgctgctgctgggccaggCGGCCGACGGGCTCTGCACGCCGCTCGTGGGCTACGAGGCCGACCGCGCCGCCTGCGCGCGCTGCGGGCCCCGCAAGGCCTGGCACCTGGCGG GCACCGTCTGCGTCCTTCTGTCCTTCCCGTTCATCTTCAGCCCATGCCTCGGCTGCGGGGAGGCCACCCCCGAGTGGGCCGCCCTGCTCTATTACGCACCCTTCATCGTCATCTTCCAGTTTGGCTGGGCTGCCACGCAGATTGCCCACCTGAGTCTCATCCCAGAGCTGGTGACCAGTGACCACGAGAAGGTGGAGCTCACAGCCCTCAG GTATGCGTTCACAGTGGTGGCCAACATCACGGTGTATGGCGCCGCCTGGCTGCTGCTCCATCTGCAGGGCTCCTCACATGCTGGGCAGGACATCAGTGTAGGTGACCAGCTGGGAGCCCAGGATGTGCCAGTGTTTCGG AACCTGGCCCTGCTGGTGGTGGGCGTGGGAGCCATCTTCTCGCTGCTCTTCCATTTGGGCACCAAGGAGGGGCGGCGGCCTCGGGGGACGGAACCTGATGAGCACAGTCCCTTGGTGGCCCCTATGGCCCGGCCACATCTGCTCTGGAAACACTGGCTTCGGGAGCCCGCTTTCTATCAG GTGGGCATGCTGTACATGACCACGAGGCTCATTGTGAACCTGTCTCAGACCTACATTGCCATGTACCTGAGTTACTCTCTCAGCCTGCCCAAG aAGTTCATCGCCACCATCCCTCTGGTGATGTACTTGAGTGGCttcatctcctccttcctcatgAAGCCAGTCAACAGACGCATAGGGAGGAAT ATGACCTACTTCACCGGGCTGCTGGTGATCTTGGCCTTCGCAGCGTGGGTGGCCCTGGCAGATAAGCTGGGCGTAGCCGTGTACGGGGCTGCCGTGCTGCTGGGCGCCGGCTGTGCCACCATTCTTGTCACCTCGCTGGCCATGACAGCCGACCTCATTGGCCCTCACACG CACAGTGGAGCCTTCGTGTATGGTGCTATGAGCTTTTCGGATAAGGTAGCCAACGGGCTGGCAGTCATGGTCGTGCAGAGCCTGCATCCCTGCCC TTCCGAGCTGTGCTGCGGGGCCTGCGTTGGCTTCTACCACTGGGTGATGGTGGCCGTGACGGGCGGCGTGGGTGTGGCCGCGGCCCTGGCCCTCTGCAGCCTCCTCATCTGGCCCATCCGCATTCGCGCCC GGGACCTCGGAGACCGGCCCTGA
- the C21H19orf71 gene encoding uncharacterized protein C19orf71 homolog, which produces MENLRREASQPFVPSGTLELYFPALLYSNDYLSLEGPRWAPAVKQATRWKFTPMGQDAAGQVWFTGLTNSEPREAWYMLPNALDSPYREALARWHGCFESRQRGLPSAYTQRLRETAFWDPTLPAQYLGAGTRWGCVPWRDRRVRGKEFGEQRGWGWGRPGRGARVTRTPRAGAARAAPSQTRRDPVSVKSTQWVGRVAEAPGPGVGVAAWSAGNQFGVEQPKRSNYVPHLSPPQRPRYTSQDFRQRGGERPCPATGQPPPAFTPAL; this is translated from the exons ATGGAGAACCTGAGACGGGAGGCTTCTCAGCCGTTTGTGCCCTCGGGCACCCTGGAACTCTACTTCCCTGCCCTCCTATACAG CAATGACTACCTGTCCCTGGAGGGGCCCCGCTGGGCGCCGGCCGTCAAGCAGGCCACGCGCTGGAAGTTCACGCCCATGGGACAGGACGCCGCCGGCCAGGTGTGGTTCACCGGCCTGACCAACTCGGAGCCACGCGAGGCCTGGTACATGCTGCCCAACGCGCTCGACAGCCCGTACCGCGAGGCCCTGGCGCGCTGGCACGGTTGCTTCGAGAGTCGCCAGCGCGGACTGCCCTCGG CCTACACGCAGCGCCTGCGGGAGACGGCCTTCTGGGACCCCACGCTGCCTGCGCAGTACCTGGGCGCGGGCACGCGCTGGGGGTGTGTGCCCTGGAGGGACAGGCGTGTGCGCGGCAAGGAGTTCGGTGAGCAgcggggctggggctggggccgGCCGGGGCGGGGCGCGCGGGTCACCCGTACTCCCAGGGCAGGGGCAGCCCGGGCTGCACCGAGTCAAACTCGAAGAGACCCTGTGTCAGTAAAGAGCACGCAGTGGGTGGGGCGGGTCGCGGAAGCGCCGGGGCCAGGTGTGGGCGTGGCCGCA TGGTCAGCAGGAAACCAGTTTGGGGTGGAGCAGCCCAAGCGGTCCAACTACGTGCCCCACCTGTCGCCGCCACAGCGGCCGCGCTACACCTCGCAGGACTTCAGGCAGCGCGGCGGGGAGCGCCCCTGCCCCGCCACCGGGCAGCCGCCCCCCGCCTTCACGCCCGCGCTCTGA
- the Fzr1 gene encoding fizzy-related protein homolog, which translates to MDQDYERRLLRQIIIQNENTVPCVSEMRRTLTPANSPVSSPSKHGDRFIPSRAGANWSVNFHRINENEKSPSQNRKAKDATSDNGKDGLAYSALLKNELLGAGIEKVQDPQTEDRRLQPSTPEHKGLFTYSLSSKRSSPDDGNDVSPYSLSPVSNKSQKLLRSPRKPTRKISKIPFKVLDAPELQDDFYLNLVDWSSLNVLSVGLGTCVYLWSACTSQVTRLCDLSVEGDSVTSVGWSERGNLVAVGTHKGFVQIWDAAAGKKLSVLEGHTARVGALAWNADQLSSGSRDRMILQRDIRTPPLQSERRLQGHRQEVCGLKWSTDHQLLASGGNDNKLLVWNHSTVSPVQQYTEHLAAVKAIAWSPHQHGLLASGGGTADRCIRFWNTLTGQPLQCIDTGSQVCNLAWSKHANELVSTHGYSQNQILVWKYPSLTQVAKLTGHSYRVLYLAMSPDGEAIVTGAGDETLRFWNVFSKTRSTKESVSVLNLFTRIR; encoded by the exons aTGGACCAGGACTATGAGCGCAGGCTCCTGCGACAGATCATCATCCAGAATGAGAACACAGTGCCATGT GTCTCAGAGATGCGGAGGACCCTGACACCAGCCAACTCCCCAGTGTCCTCGCCCAGCAAGCATGGTGACCGCTTCATCCCCTCGCGGGCCGGAGCCAACTGGAGCGTGAACTTCCACAGGATCAAT GAAAACGAGAAGTCCCCCAGCCAGAACCGCAAGGCCAAGGATGCCACCTCAGACAATGGCAAAG ATGGCCTGGCCTACTCGGCGCTGCTGAAGAACGAGCTGCTGGGCGCCGGCATCGAGAAGGTGCAGGACCCGCAGACGGAGGATCGGCGGCTGCAGCCATCCACGCCTGAGCACAAGGGCCTCTTCACG TATTCCCTCAGCAGCAAGCGCTCCAGCCCTGATGATGGCAACGACGTGTCCCCGTACTCCTTGTCCCCCGTTAGCAACAAGAG TCAGAAGCTGCTGCGGTCGCCACGGAAGCCCACGCGCAAGATCTCCAAGATTCCCTTCAAGGTGCTGGACGCGCCGGAGCTTCAGGACGATTTCTACCTCAACCTGGTGGACTGGTCCTCCCTCAACGTGCTCAGTGTGGGCCTGGGTACCTGCGTGTACCTGTGGAGCGCGTGCACCAGCCAG GTGACCCGGCTCTGTGACCTCTCTGTGGAAGGGGATTCAGTGACTTCTGTGGGCTGGTCTGAGCGG GGGAACCTGGTCGCAGTGGGCACACACAAGGGCTTCGTGCAGATCTGGGACGCAGCCGCTGGGAAGAAGCTGTCAGTGCTGGAGGGCCACACTGCGCGAGTGG GGGCCCTGGCCTGGAATGCAGACCAGTTGTCATCTGGTAGCCGTGACCGCATGATCCTCCAGCGGGACATCCGCACACCACCCCTGCAGTCGGAGCGGAGGCTGCAGGGGCACCGGCAGGAAGTGTGTGGTCTCAAGTGGTCCACGGACCACCAGCTCCTGGCCTCGGGGGGCAATGACAACAAG CTGCTTGTGTGGAACCACTCAACAGTAAGCCCTGTGCAGCAGTACACAGAGCACCTGGCGGCCGTGAAGGCCATCGCCTGGTCCCCACACCAGCATGGACTGCTGGCGTCTGGCGGTGGCACGGCCGACCGCTGCATCCGCTTCTGGAACACCCTGACGGGCCAGCCTCTACAGTGCATCGATACCGGCTCACAAGTGTGCAATCTGGCCTGGTCCAAACATGCCAACGAGCTG GTGAGCACACATGGCTACTCGCAGAACCAGATCCTCGTGTGGAAGTACCCGTCCCTTACGCAGGTGGCCAAGCTCACTGGCCACTCGTACCGTGTCCTCTACTTG GCCATGTCCCCTGATGGGGAGGCCATCGTCACCGGGGCTGGAGATGAAACCCTGCGGTTCTGGAATGTTTTCAGCAAAACACGCTCTACAAAG GAATCTGTGTCTGTGCTTAACCTCTTCACCCGGATCCGATAG
- the Dohh gene encoding deoxyhypusine hydroxylase, with protein sequence MVTEQEVEAIGQTLVDPTQPLQTRFRALFTLRGLGGPHAIAWISRGFEDSSALLKHELAYCLGQMQDPRAIPVLEGVLRDTGQEPMVRHEAGEALGAIGNPEVLDLLRQYSTDPVVEVAETCQLAVGRLEWLQQHPGEAAGAGPYLSVDPAPPAAERDVGQLREALLDEARPLFERYRAMFALRNAGGEEAALALAEGLRCGSALFRHEVGYVLGQLQHEAAVGALAATLARTTESAMVRHECAEALGAIARPACLAALRAHVTDAERVVRESCEVALDMYEHESRRDFQYADALERLRPPP encoded by the exons ATGGTGACGGAGCAGGAGGTGGAGGCCATAGGGCAGACGCTGGTGGACCCCACGCAGCCGCTGCAGACCCGCTTCCGGGCCCTGTTCACGCTGCGGGGACTCGGCGGCCCGCACGCCATCGCCTGGATCAGCCGGGGCTTCGAGGACAGCTCTGCCCTGCTGAAGCACGAGCTGGCCTACTGCCTGGGCCAGATGCAGGACCCGCGCGCCATCCCCGTGCTGGAGGGCGTCCTGCGCGACACGGGCCAGGAGCCCATGGTGCGCCACGAGGCCG GGGAAGCCCTGGGGGCGATCGGTAACCCGGAAGTTCTAGACCTCCTGAGGCAGTATTCCACCGACCCAGTGGTTGAG GTGGCCGAGACATGCCAGTTGGCCGTTGGGCGTCTGGAGTGGCTGCAGCAGCACCCCGGGGAGGCCGCCGGTGCAGGGCCCTACCTCTCCGTGGACCCGGCGCCCCCTGCAGCCGAGCGCGACGTGGGGCAGCTGCGGGAGGCGCTGCTGGACGAGGCGCGGCCACTCTTCGAGCGGTACCGCGCCATGTTCGCCCTGCGCAATGCAGGTGGCGAGGAGGCGGCCTTGGCGCTGGCTGAAG GCCTGCGCTGCGGCAGCGCGCTCTTCCGCCACGAGGTGGGCTACGTGCTGGGCCAGCTGCAGCACGAGGCGGCGGTGGGCGCGCTGGCGGCCACCCTGGCGCGGACCACCGAGAGCGCCATGGTGCGGCACGAGTGCGCCGAGGCCCTGGGCGCCATCGCCAGGCCCGCCTGCCTGGCCGCGCTGCGGGCGCACGTCACCGACGCCGAGCGCGTGGTGCGGGAGAGCTGCGAGGTGGCGCTGGACATGTACGAGCACGAGAGCCGCCGCGACTTCCAGTACGCCGACGCGCTGGAGCGCCTGCGCCCGCCGCCCTGA